Proteins encoded within one genomic window of Polycladomyces zharkentensis:
- a CDS encoding MFS transporter: protein MQLHSSMQQDRFEAPPSSSYRWMILAVATWVQATATLVTYGVGPLAAIWQKQWGLSAAQAGLLVSAVQVGPLLSMLLIGHALDRYGERWLVSLGACMLGMTFFLVSFTTHYLLLLLLLGIVGIWYGTAQPGGSKVILRWFPKKERGLAMGVRQAGIPIGGAIGGTLLPYLSLHFGWPSAVYAQSVLAVAGGLLFLALYREPQVPPKHQRQTNSRFRQKIKAITSNRKMLPILCTGMIMVTLQMVLVGHLMLFFGNEKKTGLVIAGQLLSTALISGMAGRIVLAHISDRWWGGNRESVLHLSIWASVFGVTALIFLPAVPPVWSLFVLSAWLGFFGIGWFSSFLLAVAEQAPPQSEGLMVSYALTLNQVAIILAPALFGWIADLTSYSIAWSLLVLLLLGNGLLLAKKRREDVG from the coding sequence GTGCAGCTCCATTCATCCATGCAACAAGATCGATTCGAAGCCCCACCATCCTCTTCGTATCGCTGGATGATTTTGGCGGTGGCGACTTGGGTACAAGCGACGGCCACCTTGGTTACCTACGGAGTGGGACCCCTTGCGGCGATTTGGCAAAAACAATGGGGATTGTCCGCTGCGCAGGCCGGACTGTTGGTGTCTGCCGTTCAAGTCGGGCCTCTGCTCTCGATGCTCCTGATCGGCCACGCATTGGACCGATATGGGGAACGGTGGCTGGTCAGTCTGGGAGCTTGTATGTTGGGGATGACGTTTTTCCTTGTCTCCTTTACGACTCACTACCTCCTGCTGCTGTTGTTGCTCGGCATCGTCGGGATCTGGTACGGTACGGCCCAACCCGGAGGAAGCAAGGTGATTCTGCGTTGGTTCCCGAAAAAGGAAAGAGGACTGGCAATGGGCGTGCGACAAGCGGGCATCCCGATCGGGGGAGCCATCGGCGGCACATTGTTGCCATACTTGTCCCTTCACTTCGGTTGGCCTTCCGCCGTGTATGCGCAATCCGTTCTTGCCGTTGCCGGAGGCCTGCTCTTTCTGGCGTTGTATCGGGAACCGCAGGTTCCTCCCAAACATCAACGGCAGACAAACAGCCGTTTCCGGCAAAAGATCAAGGCCATCACCAGCAATCGCAAAATGTTGCCCATTTTATGCACCGGTATGATCATGGTGACGTTACAGATGGTGCTGGTGGGTCATTTGATGCTTTTTTTCGGCAATGAAAAGAAAACGGGACTGGTGATCGCAGGACAGCTGTTATCCACCGCGTTGATCTCCGGTATGGCGGGAAGAATTGTCCTCGCTCACATCAGCGACCGGTGGTGGGGAGGAAACAGGGAGTCCGTGCTTCACCTGTCAATATGGGCATCCGTGTTCGGCGTAACCGCACTGATTTTCCTGCCCGCCGTCCCGCCCGTCTGGTCACTCTTTGTGCTGTCCGCTTGGTTGGGCTTTTTCGGCATCGGTTGGTTCAGTTCATTTCTTCTGGCTGTCGCGGAACAGGCTCCGCCGCAATCGGAAGGACTGATGGTCAGCTACGCATTGACGCTGAACCAGGTTGCCATCATACTGGCGCCGGCATTGTTTGGGTGGATCGCCGATCTCACATCCTATTCTATTGCCTGGTCGCTGTTGGTCCTGTTGTTGCTCGGAAACGGACTGTTGCTTGCAAAAAAGAGAAGGGAGGACGTTGGATGA
- a CDS encoding ammonium transporter: MTAGLNTVWVVMAAAMVIFMEGGFSLLEAGFVRGKNAVNATMKIVVDLTFGALAFYVIGIHLMFGKDVFGVVGSGRAAGPEGLPMEAYVLFQIGFAIAVASIISGAVAERVKFSSYIVIVLAVCGLMYPISGHWIWSADGWLAQMGMKDFAGSAAIHAMGGFAALALAMILGPRANRYDREGDFAPSNIPLAAAGGFILWFGWFGFNAGSTLNAMDGRLADIALNTFIAAAAGGASAILFSVMRLKTADPGMAINGFLSGLVAITAGCAFVSATTAVVIGLVAGILVILATEWVDKLKVDDPVGAVAVHGFNGVFGTIAVGLFDLKEGFLITGQTHLLTVQLTGAAAASVWGFVSAFVVGLLVNKLMGVRVSAEEEEQGLDLVYHGIAADESEKESQPALSAVPARAAASSGGLASRG, from the coding sequence ATGACAGCGGGACTGAATACGGTATGGGTGGTTATGGCGGCCGCCATGGTGATTTTCATGGAGGGCGGCTTCAGTTTGCTGGAAGCAGGGTTTGTTCGCGGTAAAAACGCAGTCAATGCCACGATGAAGATCGTTGTGGATCTGACGTTTGGTGCACTGGCTTTTTATGTGATCGGGATTCATCTGATGTTTGGAAAAGATGTTTTCGGTGTCGTCGGTTCGGGCCGTGCGGCCGGTCCCGAAGGACTGCCGATGGAAGCCTATGTGTTGTTCCAAATCGGATTCGCCATCGCCGTTGCATCCATCATTTCCGGTGCTGTGGCGGAACGGGTGAAGTTTTCCTCATATATCGTAATCGTACTTGCCGTTTGTGGTTTGATGTATCCCATTTCCGGTCACTGGATTTGGTCGGCCGACGGGTGGCTGGCCCAAATGGGGATGAAAGATTTTGCCGGATCGGCGGCCATTCATGCGATGGGAGGGTTTGCCGCCCTTGCGCTGGCCATGATCTTGGGTCCGCGGGCCAACCGTTATGACCGGGAAGGCGATTTCGCTCCAAGCAACATCCCGTTGGCGGCCGCCGGAGGGTTTATTCTGTGGTTTGGATGGTTCGGATTTAATGCGGGCAGCACTTTGAACGCGATGGATGGACGGCTGGCGGACATTGCGCTGAATACGTTCATCGCCGCGGCCGCCGGTGGAGCGTCGGCAATCCTGTTCAGTGTCATGCGCCTGAAGACGGCCGATCCAGGAATGGCCATCAACGGGTTTCTGTCCGGTTTGGTGGCGATTACGGCGGGATGCGCCTTCGTCTCCGCGACGACTGCTGTCGTGATCGGGTTGGTAGCCGGTATACTCGTGATCTTGGCCACTGAATGGGTGGATAAGCTGAAGGTGGACGATCCCGTGGGTGCCGTGGCCGTCCATGGATTTAACGGTGTGTTTGGGACCATCGCCGTCGGCTTGTTTGACCTGAAGGAAGGATTCCTGATCACCGGTCAGACCCACTTGTTGACCGTGCAATTGACAGGGGCGGCAGCGGCTTCGGTTTGGGGATTTGTATCCGCCTTTGTCGTGGGCTTGTTGGTCAACAAATTGATGGGGGTTCGGGTGTCCGCCGAGGAAGAAGAGCAAGGTCTCGATTTGGTGTATCACGGCATTGCTGCTGATGAGTCGGAGAAGGAGTCGCAACCGGCGCTGAGCGCGGTGCCTGCTCGGGCTGCGGCTTCATCAGGCGGCTTGGCATCGAGAGGCTGA
- the tatC gene encoding twin-arginine translocase subunit TatC, giving the protein MDDQTQPLTEHLAELRKRIIWVLVFFFIFLVVGFLYAGPIIDWVKKDVPANISFHIFSPGEAFRIYMGSAFLIAVIFTLPVALYHIWRFVEPGLRPRERQVTLSYIPLAILLFFGGLLFAYKVIFPYVIGFSANLTQELGAQETYGLYDYFRFMFNIVFPIAFLFELPILVMFLTRLSVITPALLKKFRRFAYLALVVFSTLISPPDIVTNILIALPMIVLYEISVIICMWVYRRMQREAEVEKEKNGDGEPSA; this is encoded by the coding sequence ATGGATGATCAGACTCAGCCGTTGACGGAGCACCTGGCCGAATTGCGCAAACGGATCATATGGGTGTTGGTGTTCTTTTTTATCTTTTTGGTTGTGGGGTTTCTATACGCGGGGCCGATTATCGATTGGGTGAAAAAGGACGTTCCGGCCAACATTTCGTTTCATATCTTTTCACCTGGTGAGGCGTTTCGCATCTACATGGGATCGGCGTTTCTCATCGCGGTGATCTTTACGTTGCCCGTTGCACTATATCACATTTGGAGATTTGTCGAACCCGGTTTGCGTCCGCGCGAACGCCAAGTGACGCTCAGCTACATTCCACTCGCGATCCTTTTGTTTTTTGGCGGTTTGCTTTTCGCCTACAAGGTGATTTTTCCTTATGTGATCGGGTTCTCGGCCAATTTGACGCAGGAGTTGGGGGCCCAGGAGACATACGGGTTGTATGATTATTTCCGATTTATGTTCAACATCGTCTTCCCGATCGCGTTTTTGTTTGAGCTGCCGATTTTGGTCATGTTTTTGACGCGGCTCTCTGTCATCACACCGGCATTATTGAAGAAATTCCGCCGGTTTGCCTATTTGGCGCTGGTGGTGTTCTCAACTTTGATTTCGCCGCCCGATATCGTCACCAACATTTTGATCGCCTTACCGATGATTGTGCTGTATGAGATCAGCGTGATCATCTGTATGTGGGTGTACCGGCGGATGCAGCGGGAGGCAGAAGTGGAAAAGGAAAAGAACGGTGACGGTGAGCCGTCGGCATAA
- the groL gene encoding chaperonin GroEL (60 kDa chaperone family; promotes refolding of misfolded polypeptides especially under stressful conditions; forms two stacked rings of heptamers to form a barrel-shaped 14mer; ends can be capped by GroES; misfolded proteins enter the barrel where they are refolded when GroES binds), translating to MAKEIKFSEDARRAMLRGVDALANAVKVTLGPKGRNVVLEKKFGSPLITNDGVTIAKEIELEDPFENMGAQLVKEVATKTNDVAGDGTTTATVLAQAIIREGLKNVAAGANPMILRKGIEKAVAAAVDEIKKIAKPIEGRDSIAQVAAISANDEEVGQLIAEAMEKVGKDGVITVEESKGFTTELEVVEGMQFDRGYISPYMITDTDKMEAVLEEPYILITDKKISNIQDILPLLEKVVQQGKQLLIIAEDVEGEALATLVVNKLRGTFTAVAVKAPGFGDRRKAMLGDIATLTGGQVITEELGLDLKTANISYLGRARQVRVSKEETIIVDGYGDKAEIESRIKQIRQQIEETTSEFDKEKLQERLAKLAGGVAVIKVGAATETEMKEKKLRIEDALNATRAAVEEGIVAGGGTALVNAIRAVEAVEASGDEKTGVNIIKRALEEPVRQIAFNAGLEGSIIVERLKKEDVGIGFNALTGEWVDMIKAGVVDPAKVTRSALQNAASVAMMVLTTEAVVADKPEEEKGNNNNSGMGGMDGMM from the coding sequence ATGGCGAAAGAAATCAAGTTCAGTGAAGATGCGCGTCGTGCGATGTTGCGCGGTGTGGACGCGCTGGCGAACGCTGTGAAAGTGACCTTGGGTCCGAAAGGACGTAACGTGGTACTGGAGAAAAAATTCGGTTCTCCGCTCATCACCAACGATGGTGTGACCATCGCGAAAGAAATCGAGCTGGAAGATCCGTTTGAAAACATGGGCGCCCAACTGGTGAAAGAAGTGGCGACCAAAACCAACGATGTGGCCGGTGATGGTACGACCACCGCTACTGTGTTGGCCCAGGCCATCATCCGTGAAGGTTTGAAAAACGTGGCGGCCGGCGCCAACCCGATGATCCTGCGCAAAGGGATCGAAAAAGCCGTGGCCGCTGCCGTGGATGAAATCAAAAAGATCGCGAAACCGATCGAAGGCAGAGACTCCATCGCGCAAGTGGCTGCAATCTCCGCGAACGATGAAGAAGTGGGCCAACTGATCGCGGAAGCGATGGAAAAAGTGGGCAAAGACGGCGTGATCACGGTCGAAGAATCCAAAGGTTTCACCACCGAACTGGAAGTGGTGGAAGGGATGCAATTCGACCGCGGCTACATCTCTCCGTACATGATTACGGATACGGACAAGATGGAAGCCGTGCTGGAAGAACCGTACATTCTGATCACCGACAAGAAAATCTCCAACATCCAAGACATTCTGCCGCTGCTTGAAAAAGTGGTGCAACAAGGTAAGCAGCTCCTCATCATCGCCGAAGATGTGGAAGGTGAAGCCTTGGCGACCTTGGTGGTCAACAAACTGCGCGGAACCTTCACCGCTGTGGCTGTGAAAGCACCTGGCTTCGGCGATCGCCGCAAAGCGATGTTGGGAGACATCGCCACGCTCACCGGTGGTCAAGTCATCACCGAAGAGCTGGGTCTGGATCTCAAAACCGCCAACATCAGCTATCTGGGTCGCGCGCGTCAAGTCCGCGTCTCCAAAGAAGAAACCATCATCGTGGACGGTTATGGCGACAAAGCGGAAATCGAATCCCGCATCAAACAAATCCGTCAACAAATCGAAGAAACCACGTCTGAATTTGACAAAGAAAAACTGCAAGAGCGTCTGGCCAAACTGGCTGGCGGCGTAGCGGTCATCAAAGTGGGTGCCGCAACCGAAACCGAAATGAAAGAGAAAAAACTGCGCATCGAAGACGCGCTCAACGCTACTCGTGCCGCGGTGGAAGAAGGGATCGTGGCTGGCGGCGGTACCGCGTTGGTCAACGCCATCCGCGCGGTGGAAGCGGTGGAAGCGTCCGGCGACGAAAAAACCGGTGTCAACATCATCAAACGTGCGCTGGAAGAGCCGGTACGTCAAATCGCTTTCAACGCCGGTCTGGAAGGTTCCATCATCGTGGAACGCCTGAAAAAAGAAGATGTGGGTATCGGATTCAACGCCCTGACCGGCGAGTGGGTCGACATGATCAAAGCCGGTGTTGTGGACCCGGCCAAAGTGACCCGTTCCGCGCTGCAAAATGCCGCTTCCGTGGCCATGATGGTGCTTACCACCGAAGCCGTTGTGGCCGACAAACCGGAAGAGGAAAAAGGCAACAACAACAACTCGGGCATGGGCGGCATGGACGGGATGATGTAA
- a CDS encoding redox-sensing transcriptional repressor Rex: MADQKIPQVTAKRLPLYYRYLEKLHAIGKQRVSSAQLSEALQIDPATIRRDFSYLGELGKKGYGYNVNYLLQFLRDFLKQDEVTNVVLVGVGHLGTALLRYNFYRSHNTKIVAGFDIDSNKVGKEIDGIPIFSINRFSEVKELHNVEVAILTVPANAAQQVTDRIVAAGIRGILNFTPARLTAPPNVRIHHIDLTTELQTLIYFLKKFPPEEDREPSSADHL, translated from the coding sequence ATGGCTGATCAGAAGATTCCCCAAGTAACCGCGAAACGGTTACCCCTGTATTACCGATATTTGGAGAAGTTGCATGCCATCGGGAAGCAACGTGTGTCTTCTGCCCAGCTGAGCGAAGCCTTGCAGATCGACCCGGCAACCATTCGACGTGATTTTTCTTATTTGGGAGAGTTGGGAAAGAAGGGATACGGGTACAACGTCAATTATCTGCTTCAGTTTTTGCGGGATTTCCTCAAGCAGGACGAAGTGACCAACGTGGTCTTGGTCGGTGTCGGTCATCTGGGCACGGCGTTGTTGCGGTACAATTTCTACCGCAGTCACAATACCAAGATCGTGGCGGGATTCGATATCGATTCCAACAAAGTGGGTAAGGAGATTGACGGCATCCCGATTTTTTCGATCAATCGTTTTTCGGAAGTGAAGGAACTGCACAACGTCGAGGTGGCGATCCTGACGGTACCGGCCAATGCCGCCCAGCAAGTCACGGACCGCATCGTGGCCGCGGGCATTCGGGGGATCTTGAACTTTACGCCTGCCCGGCTGACGGCACCACCCAATGTACGGATCCACCACATCGATTTGACGACGGAATTGCAGACGCTGATCTATTTCCTGAAAAAGTTTCCGCCCGAAGAAGATCGCGAACCCTCATCCGCAGACCACCTGTGA
- a CDS encoding 5-formyltetrahydrofolate cyclo-ligase yields the protein MDQKEAKKRLRSRLLRLRQAMDTEKTQRWSRAITETLINLETFRRAGTVFFYLPFQKEVDTWAAIRIAWQAGKRVVVPKADPKSKTMELYAIHPDTPLTKGAYGILEPPAKAGHGVIPAAVDLAVVPGIGFDEKGYRLGYGGGYYDRFFSGAGADMIRIGVAYPFQMVATVFPEAHDQRMHVVITPERVWHFAEESDL from the coding sequence GTGGATCAAAAAGAAGCAAAAAAACGGCTGCGATCACGACTGCTACGGTTGCGGCAGGCGATGGACACTGAGAAAACGCAGCGGTGGTCGCGGGCCATCACGGAAACCCTGATAAACCTGGAAACGTTTCGGCGTGCTGGTACGGTCTTTTTTTACCTTCCCTTTCAGAAAGAAGTGGATACATGGGCTGCGATCCGGATTGCGTGGCAAGCGGGGAAGCGCGTGGTGGTGCCCAAGGCGGACCCAAAATCGAAAACGATGGAACTGTATGCGATCCATCCTGATACCCCGTTGACCAAGGGGGCATACGGAATCCTGGAACCGCCGGCAAAGGCCGGTCATGGCGTGATACCTGCCGCAGTGGACTTGGCTGTGGTGCCGGGGATTGGGTTTGACGAAAAGGGATACCGCCTCGGTTATGGGGGCGGTTATTATGACCGGTTTTTCTCCGGGGCGGGAGCCGACATGATCCGGATTGGTGTGGCTTATCCGTTTCAGATGGTGGCAACCGTGTTTCCTGAAGCGCACGATCAACGGATGCATGTTGTCATCACGCCGGAGCGGGTGTGGCATTTTGCCGAAGAAAGTGATCTGTGA
- a CDS encoding molybdopterin-binding protein → MKSKLKEVRTQEAVGLVLAHDLTAVVPGEFKGPLFRKGHTIREEDIEKLLNIGKEHVYVLELAEGELHEDDAAHRIARAAMRSDEVLELTPPKEGKVDIVSRIDGLLRVDVPTLTAINRVEHVVLSTLKTHTPVRAGQRVAAARVIPLVVPESRIKQVETIAGRQEHPVLEVLPFRPHRVGVVTTGSEVYHGRIQDRFGPVVRDKVERYGSKVIGQTFADDDKEMIAQQIRAFADQGADLILVTGGMSVDPDDRTPGAIAELGADIVSYGSPMLPGSMLLIAYYRGIPLMGLPGCVLHDPFTSFDVFLPRILAGEKITREDIITLGHGGLHAC, encoded by the coding sequence ATGAAGAGCAAGCTGAAAGAAGTGCGAACCCAAGAAGCGGTCGGTTTGGTGTTGGCACATGATCTGACGGCGGTCGTTCCGGGTGAGTTCAAGGGGCCGCTGTTTCGCAAGGGTCATACCATTCGTGAAGAGGATATCGAAAAATTGCTGAACATCGGCAAAGAGCATGTATACGTTTTGGAGCTGGCCGAAGGGGAATTGCACGAAGATGATGCGGCGCATCGGATCGCCCGCGCTGCGATGCGCTCGGACGAGGTGTTGGAGCTGACCCCTCCGAAAGAGGGGAAAGTGGACATCGTGTCGCGGATTGACGGTTTGCTCCGGGTGGATGTCCCGACGTTGACGGCGATCAACCGTGTGGAACACGTGGTTCTGTCCACGTTGAAAACGCACACGCCGGTCCGGGCGGGTCAACGGGTGGCAGCCGCCCGCGTGATCCCGTTGGTGGTACCGGAAAGCCGCATCAAGCAAGTGGAGACGATTGCCGGTCGGCAGGAACATCCCGTGCTGGAGGTGTTGCCCTTCCGTCCGCACCGGGTCGGTGTTGTGACGACCGGAAGCGAGGTGTACCACGGTCGGATTCAGGATCGCTTCGGTCCGGTCGTACGGGACAAAGTGGAACGGTACGGTTCCAAAGTGATCGGGCAAACGTTTGCCGATGACGACAAGGAGATGATCGCCCAACAAATCCGGGCGTTTGCCGATCAGGGCGCAGACTTGATTCTCGTCACCGGCGGTATGTCGGTCGACCCGGATGATCGCACACCGGGTGCCATCGCCGAACTGGGAGCCGACATTGTCAGTTACGGCAGCCCGATGTTGCCCGGCTCGATGTTGTTGATCGCCTACTATCGTGGGATTCCGTTGATGGGGCTTCCCGGATGTGTGTTGCACGATCCGTTTACTTCGTTTGACGTCTTTTTGCCTCGTATCCTGGCAGGTGAGAAAATCACGCGGGAGGATATTATCACATTGGGGCACGGTGGCCTGCATGCGTGTTGA
- the groES gene encoding co-chaperone GroES — protein MIKPLGDRVVIEAIEKEEKTASGIVLPETAKEKPQEGKVIAVGTGRYENGEKIALEVKVGDRVIFSKYAGTEVKVGDKEYLILRENDILAIVEE, from the coding sequence ATGATCAAACCCTTGGGCGATCGCGTGGTGATCGAAGCGATCGAAAAAGAAGAAAAAACGGCCAGCGGCATCGTGTTGCCGGAAACGGCGAAAGAGAAGCCGCAAGAAGGTAAGGTTATCGCTGTGGGTACCGGTCGTTATGAAAACGGCGAAAAAATCGCGCTGGAAGTAAAAGTAGGCGACCGCGTCATTTTCTCCAAATACGCGGGTACCGAAGTGAAAGTGGGAGATAAAGAATATCTCATCCTGCGCGAAAACGATATCTTGGCGATTGTGGAAGAGTAA
- a CDS encoding ABC-F family ATP-binding cassette domain-containing protein, giving the protein MVLLQAKGIVKSFGATPVLRQADLMIREKERIGLIGVNGAGKSTLVKILIGQIPPDSGELHVAKNARIGYLAQDAGLASDRTMWDEMLSVFEHIRAMERELRRMEQEMGSAEVLSNPVRYQQIMDQYAALQTRFEEAGGYGYEARIRGALHGLGLADLPWTETRCSALSGGQKTRLALAKLLLEEPDLLILDEPTNYLDMNALAWLEQTLSSYPGALLVISHDRYFLDRFAQTIYEIEQGRTTKYTGNYTAYVRQKEAMLAQLEKVYEQQQEEIRKMEEFIRRNIARASTSKRAQSRQKALEKMERIEKPFRSDAAAAIRFETSVTSGRQVLQVENLCIGYDPATPLAQNLTFQLERGERVALLGPNGTGKTTLLKTIAGMIAPLDGHVRTGTGVILDFYDQEQQELDPSSTVLDELWNAHPELNLTRIRTVLGQFLFQGDDVYKRVKELSGGEKARLSLAKRMLNRANFLLMDEPTNHLDMRSKERLEEALAAYTGTLLFVSHDRYFINRLATRILELSPNGVRSYPGNYDDYLAKRIEETSESVQNDVKPAEAHREENRKKRQEERRRQQIIARLEQEIEELEQQRANINEQLCQPDVYTDPEESRRLQEALERVETELNEKTEKWAEMAE; this is encoded by the coding sequence ATGGTATTATTGCAAGCCAAAGGAATCGTAAAATCGTTCGGCGCCACTCCCGTTCTCAGGCAGGCTGATCTGATGATTCGCGAAAAAGAACGGATCGGTCTGATCGGTGTCAACGGCGCCGGCAAATCCACGCTGGTGAAGATCCTCATCGGCCAAATCCCGCCGGATTCCGGCGAGTTACATGTGGCCAAAAATGCCCGGATCGGGTATCTTGCTCAAGACGCGGGACTGGCAAGCGACCGGACCATGTGGGACGAGATGCTCTCCGTGTTTGAACACATAAGGGCTATGGAGCGGGAATTGCGCCGGATGGAGCAGGAGATGGGAAGTGCCGAGGTGTTGTCCAACCCGGTCCGATACCAACAGATCATGGACCAATACGCCGCCCTGCAAACCCGTTTTGAAGAAGCGGGGGGTTACGGTTATGAAGCGCGGATTCGCGGTGCGCTTCATGGTTTGGGGTTGGCGGATTTGCCCTGGACCGAAACGCGTTGCTCCGCTTTGAGCGGCGGGCAAAAAACTCGGTTGGCACTGGCCAAACTGCTTTTGGAAGAGCCGGATCTACTCATTCTGGATGAGCCGACCAACTATCTCGATATGAACGCCTTGGCCTGGTTGGAGCAAACGCTGTCCAGTTATCCCGGAGCCTTGTTGGTGATTTCCCACGACCGGTATTTTCTCGACCGGTTCGCCCAGACCATCTACGAGATTGAACAAGGCCGGACCACGAAATATACGGGCAATTATACCGCTTATGTCCGTCAGAAAGAAGCGATGTTGGCACAGTTGGAAAAAGTCTATGAGCAGCAACAGGAAGAGATCCGAAAGATGGAAGAATTCATCCGGCGCAACATCGCCCGCGCTTCCACAAGCAAACGGGCGCAAAGCCGGCAGAAGGCGTTGGAGAAAATGGAACGGATCGAGAAACCGTTCCGGTCGGACGCTGCGGCTGCCATCCGCTTCGAAACGTCCGTCACCAGCGGTCGACAAGTGTTGCAGGTGGAAAACCTGTGCATCGGATATGACCCCGCAACTCCGTTGGCCCAAAATCTCACCTTTCAACTGGAGCGCGGCGAACGCGTGGCCTTGCTCGGTCCGAACGGGACAGGGAAAACCACCCTGCTCAAAACCATCGCAGGCATGATTGCGCCGTTGGACGGACATGTTCGCACGGGTACCGGTGTCATACTGGACTTTTACGACCAGGAACAACAAGAACTCGATCCGTCATCCACCGTGCTGGATGAACTGTGGAATGCTCACCCTGAGCTGAACCTGACCCGGATACGCACTGTGTTGGGACAATTCCTCTTTCAGGGAGATGACGTGTACAAACGGGTCAAAGAGTTGAGCGGCGGGGAAAAGGCCCGGTTGTCCCTGGCCAAACGAATGCTCAACCGCGCCAACTTTCTTCTGATGGACGAACCGACCAACCATTTGGACATGCGAAGCAAAGAACGGTTGGAAGAAGCGTTGGCAGCATATACCGGGACTTTGCTGTTCGTCTCCCATGACCGGTACTTTATCAACCGACTGGCCACCCGCATTTTGGAACTGTCACCGAACGGCGTGCGATCCTATCCCGGTAACTATGACGATTACTTGGCGAAACGGATCGAAGAGACGTCTGAATCGGTACAAAACGATGTCAAACCGGCGGAAGCGCATCGGGAAGAAAACCGCAAAAAACGGCAGGAGGAACGCCGCCGTCAACAGATCATCGCCCGGTTGGAGCAAGAAATCGAGGAGCTGGAACAACAACGGGCCAATATCAACGAACAGCTGTGTCAACCCGATGTCTATACCGATCCGGAAGAGAGCCGACGCTTGCAGGAGGCGTTGGAACGGGTAGAAACAGAGCTGAATGAGAAAACGGAAAAGTGGGCAGAAATGGCGGAGTGA